In Vicinamibacterales bacterium, the genomic stretch CACGGCGCCGAAGCCGGCGCCCACGGGCGGCTCGCCGACGCCGCGCGCGCCCACGGGCGTGTCGGGATCGGCGATGTCCACGGCGGCCTGGTGCATGCCGTCGGCGGGGATGTCCAGGATCGTCAGCGGCCGGTTGTGGTGGAACCGGCGCGCGAGCGCCACCCCGTACTGCTGGTCGTAGACCGCGCGCTGGGTGAGCGCGTGGCCGATGCCGAGGCAGCTCCCGCCCAGGATCTGGCCGCCGAGGCTGCGGGGATTGACCACAGTGCCCACGTCCGCCACCGCCGCGTAGTCCACCAGGCGGATGGCGCCGGTTTCCACGTCCACCTCGACCTCCGCGAAGCCGACGACGTAGGAGTGCGTGTCGCCGTCGTGCGCGTAGGTGTCCTTGGCGACGCCCATCAGTCCCTGGCCCGCGAGCGCCGTGGCCGATGCCTTCGTCATCGCGTGGATGTCGCCGGGCAGCTCGTGCCCGTCGAACCGCCCGCCGCGATCGATCGCCCGGCGGGCGGCGTCGGCGAAGCTCAGCCCGCGGCCGCCGGGGCGCGCCACGCGGCCGTCGGCCACGCGGTACTCCGCCGGCGCGCCGCCGAGCTCGAGCGCCGCCAGCTCCTGCAGCTTGCGGATCGCGTCGGAGGCGGCGGCGTGGTTGGCCCGCGTCACGGCCTGAATCGTCTGGCTGCCGTCGGACGTGCACGTCCACGGCAGGTGCCGGCTCGTATCGCCCCACGTCACGACGACGTCGTCCCACGCCACGCCGAGCATCTCGGCCGGGACGCGCGCCGTGTCGATGACGGAGTGGGTGCCGAGGTTGCCGTTCCCCGACTGCACGTACAGCTTGCCGTCGGGCTTGAGCAGGACGATGCCGTCGTAGCCCACCGAGTACCCGCCCAGGAACGGGCTCACGGACACGCCGACGCCGCGGACCTTCGTACCCCGCCGCGCGCCGCTTCTGGTCTTGCGCGTCTCCCAGTCGAAGAGGGCGGCGCCCCTGTCGATCGCTTCGGTCACGAACGCGCTCGTGACGTGGCCGCGCGTGCCGTCGCCGCGCGGCGCGCCGTAGGACGCCTTGCCGGCGGGAGCGTTGAGACGGTGCAGGGCCACGCTGTCCACGCCGAGCCGGCGCGCGGCCTTGGCCAGGATGGGCTCGAGGATGGCGTTCTGCTGCATCCCGCCGGGCGAGCGCTGGGACGTGCGCGCGGGCGTGTTGGTGAGCACCGACAGGCCCCGGAAGCGCATCGCGAGCGGCTGGTAGGCGAGCGAGCAGATGTCGGGTGCCGCCTGGATGTCGTACTGGTCCTCGTACGGGCCCGCGTCCTGCACCACGAAGAGATCCACCGCCGTGATGCGGCCGTCCTTGGCAAAGCCCACCTTCGCGCGGCCGAGGAGGTTCGGCCGCGTGCGGCCGATGTAGTGCTCTTCCTCGCGGGAGATCCGCATCATGACGGGCGCGTTCGCCTTGCGGGCGAGGAGCGCCGGGATGGCCATGGAGTGCGCCCCCGGAATCTTGCTGCCGAAGCCGCCGCCCGTGTACTCGCTGATGATGACGACCTGTTCCTCGGGCACGCCCACCCAGGCCGCGACGGCCGGCCGCGTCTGCGACACGCTCTGGGTGGAGCCGTGCAGGTAGAGCGTGCCGTTCTGCCAGTAGGCCATCGCCGAGCGCGTCTCGAGCGGCTGGTGGTGCGTGGACGGCGTGTGGAAGGTCTCGTCGAGAACGAGCGCGGCGTCCTTGAACCCCGCCTCGACGTCGCCGTACGACCAGGTCCGTCCGTGCGGGCCGATCGGCAGGGCGCCGTCGGGCGCCTCCTGGAAGGCCTCCGCCGGCCACTTCACCGTCGTCACCGTGCCGTCCACGAACGCGTTGCCCTGCAGGCGCGCGTTGGCGCCTCCGGGCCGCAGGCTGGCGATCGGATCGACGACGAAGGGCAGCGGCTCGAGATCGATCTGCACCAGTTCCAGCGCCGCGGCCGCCGTGGCCTCGTCCACCGCGGCGATCGCCAGAATCGGCTCGCCCTGATAGACGGGCTCCATCGTGAGCGCCCGCTCGGGCGGCAGTCCGCCCTCCGGCGCCGTCACGGCGGGGAGATCGTCGGCGGTGAGGATGGCCTTCACGCCGGGCAGCGCCAGCGCGTCCGCCGTCTCCAGCCTTCGCACGCGGCAGTGCGGCATGGGGCTCAGGAGCAGCTTGCAGAACAGCATGCCCTCCGCCCGGTAGTCCTCGGCGTACCTGGCGCGACCCGTGACCTTCGCCACGAGGTCGGGCGTCGTGTAGTTCCGGCCGACGAGCTTGTCAGTCGCCATGGGGGGAAGCTTACGCCTGTTGGGTTCCGGCGGATCACCCTCCCGGGCGCCCGCCGCCCTCGCCGCCCCGGGGATTACCGTGCGGCGGGCGCGCCGAGCCGACCGGCCGCGCGGTCGACCAGCGCGGTGTTCGCCGTCACCTTGGACGTCAGGAGATCGACCTGGGCCTGCGCCAGGGTCCAGTCCCCGGCCTCGGCGGCCTCGGTGACGCCGGGCAGGCTCATGGCGGCGTAGGTGTAGCGGGGGGCGAAGAGCAGGTGCTTGAACCACGGGCGGCCCGGGATGCCGGGGTCGTGGAGCCACCCGCGCTCGAACGCGATGAGGTCCGCGTTGACGGTGCCGGCGACCGCCGGATCCACCGGGCCGGCCGCCAGGGCCGCCGCTGCGCCGGCGGTCAGCCGATCGCCCGCCGCCGTGAGCTCGCCCACGGCGGTCGCGAGGGCCCGGGTGTCGAGCCGGGTCGCGGCGTCCGGCACGTCCGCCAGCGCGCCGACGAACCGCGTCAGCGCCCGGCCGTAGGCGCCGACGTCGAGCGGCAGGATCTCGGCGTTGGCCAGGCGGAGCGCCATCGTGCCCCAGAGCTGCGTCATCAGGTGCCCGTACTTGAAGCCGGGGTCGCCGATCGTCGCCACCCAGTGGTGGCTGTCGTAGGCCGAGTGGTACACGCCGTAGGGGCCGCCGAAGCTCATGTCCACCACGGGCATGCCCACGTGGTTGATGAACACCGTGTGGTCCGACCCGCTGCCGATACGCGTCACGACGAGCTCGCCGTCGCTCCGCGCGCCAGACGTGATGCTTCCGCCCCCGGCGCCCGCGGCCCGCCAGTGCTCGTAGAGCGACTGCCCGTCCGGCGCGGTGAGATCGTGCGTCAGCTCCACGATCATGGGTGCGAGCGTGCCGACGGCCGAGAGCTCCAGGTTCGGGCCGGACGCCGCCGAGTCCACGTTCAGGTACGCCACGGCCTTCCGCCGGAGCTCGTCGCGAAACTGCTCGCCCCACTCGGTGGAGCCCGTGAGCGTCACCTCTTCGCCGTCCCACGCGCCGAAGACGAGGGTGCGCTTCGGCCGGAGGCCCTGCTGCTTCAGCGCGCCGAGCGCCTTGGTGAGCTCCATCATCGCGGCCGTGCCGCTGGAGGGGTCGACGCCGCCGAACACCCACGCGTCGTGGTGGTTGCCGAGCACCACCCACTCGTCGGGCCGTTCGGCGCCGCGAAGGCGGCCCTCGACCACGTAGTTCGGCTGCACGTCGGTCTGCATGTCGATCCGGACGTGCAGGCGCACGTCCTTCCCGCCCAGGCGGTACTCGATCGGCAGCTTGCCCTGCCACGCCTCAGGCGCCGTCGGGCCGCCCAGCTTCTCGAGGATCGGCTGCATGTCCTGGTGCGACATCGGGAGCGCCATGATCGTGGGGACCGAGATCGCCTCGGCCACCGGGATCCGACGCGCGCCGTCCACCGAGGCCCAGCCCGGCGTGAGCGGATCGCCCGGCACGATGTAGTCGTAGGCGATGCCCCCGCGCTGCAGGTGGCTCGGCGGGCCCCAGGGGCCCTTGGGGTACACCTCGCCCTTCGCGTAGCCGTCTTCCGCCGGGTCGGAGTAGACGATCATGGCGGCCGCGCCCTCGCGCTGGGCCGTGAGCGCCTTGAAGCCGCGGTAGCTGTAGGGATTGGAGTAGCGGACGACGACGATCTTGCCCTTCGGGTCGATGCCGGCCTTGCGGAGGACGTCGTAGTCGGCGGGGTTGCCGGAGTTGGCGTAGACGACGGGCGCGGTGA encodes the following:
- a CDS encoding xanthine dehydrogenase family protein molybdopterin-binding subunit gives rise to the protein MATDKLVGRNYTTPDLVAKVTGRARYAEDYRAEGMLFCKLLLSPMPHCRVRRLETADALALPGVKAILTADDLPAVTAPEGGLPPERALTMEPVYQGEPILAIAAVDEATAAAALELVQIDLEPLPFVVDPIASLRPGGANARLQGNAFVDGTVTTVKWPAEAFQEAPDGALPIGPHGRTWSYGDVEAGFKDAALVLDETFHTPSTHHQPLETRSAMAYWQNGTLYLHGSTQSVSQTRPAVAAWVGVPEEQVVIISEYTGGGFGSKIPGAHSMAIPALLARKANAPVMMRISREEEHYIGRTRPNLLGRAKVGFAKDGRITAVDLFVVQDAGPYEDQYDIQAAPDICSLAYQPLAMRFRGLSVLTNTPARTSQRSPGGMQQNAILEPILAKAARRLGVDSVALHRLNAPAGKASYGAPRGDGTRGHVTSAFVTEAIDRGAALFDWETRKTRSGARRGTKVRGVGVSVSPFLGGYSVGYDGIVLLKPDGKLYVQSGNGNLGTHSVIDTARVPAEMLGVAWDDVVVTWGDTSRHLPWTCTSDGSQTIQAVTRANHAAASDAIRKLQELAALELGGAPAEYRVADGRVARPGGRGLSFADAARRAIDRGGRFDGHELPGDIHAMTKASATALAGQGLMGVAKDTYAHDGDTHSYVVGFAEVEVDVETGAIRLVDYAAVADVGTVVNPRSLGGQILGGSCLGIGHALTQRAVYDQQYGVALARRFHHNRPLTILDIPADGMHQAAVDIADPDTPVGARGVGEPPVGAGFGAVLAAITDALGDGVVQRAPVSADRVLAALSPGLRPRDVLISHL
- a CDS encoding M28 family metallopeptidase, with protein sequence MRAVRRLAPLAAALSIACGGASTPPAAPGAGTAGMLGYTASGAAAQRDVETRFRALPDAASIQTWHREFTREPHVATSPRTKAIAEYIAQTWKAQGLDEVVIHRYDVLSSNPRTVAVEMVAPVRYTPSLREAPIPEDPDTAQPGISGAWTSFSASGDVTAPVVYANSGNPADYDVLRKAGIDPKGKIVVVRYSNPYSYRGFKALTAQREGAAAMIVYSDPAEDGYAKGEVYPKGPWGPPSHLQRGGIAYDYIVPGDPLTPGWASVDGARRIPVAEAISVPTIMALPMSHQDMQPILEKLGGPTAPEAWQGKLPIEYRLGGKDVRLHVRIDMQTDVQPNYVVEGRLRGAERPDEWVVLGNHHDAWVFGGVDPSSGTAAMMELTKALGALKQQGLRPKRTLVFGAWDGEEVTLTGSTEWGEQFRDELRRKAVAYLNVDSAASGPNLELSAVGTLAPMIVELTHDLTAPDGQSLYEHWRAAGAGGGSITSGARSDGELVVTRIGSGSDHTVFINHVGMPVVDMSFGGPYGVYHSAYDSHHWVATIGDPGFKYGHLMTQLWGTMALRLANAEILPLDVGAYGRALTRFVGALADVPDAATRLDTRALATAVGELTAAGDRLTAGAAAALAAGPVDPAVAGTVNADLIAFERGWLHDPGIPGRPWFKHLLFAPRYTYAAMSLPGVTEAAEAGDWTLAQAQVDLLTSKVTANTALVDRAAGRLGAPAAR